A single window of Zea mays cultivar B73 chromosome 10, Zm-B73-REFERENCE-NAM-5.0, whole genome shotgun sequence DNA harbors:
- the LOC542599 gene encoding glucose-6-phosphate/phosphate-translocator precursor translates to MIPSVRLSPGPAAFSGSSLRSKLPSIPSISSLKPSKYVVSSLKPLYLAPLDGPRTAELKSRRQPLEFRCSASAADDKESKTQVVPVQSEGAQRLKISIYFATWWALNVIFNIYNKKVLNAFPYPWLTSTLSLACGSAMMLFSWATRLVEAPKTDLDFWKVLFPVAVAHTIGHVAATVSMSKVAVSFTHIIKSAEPAFSVLVSRFFLGETFPIPVYLSLLPIIGGCALAAVTELNFNMVGFMGAMISNLAFVFRNIFSKRGMKGKSVSGMNYYACLSIMSLVILTPFAIAMEGPQMWAAGWQKALAEVGPNVVWWIAAQSVFYHLYNQVSYMSLDQISPLTFSIGNTMKRISVIVSSIIIFHTPVRAVNALGAAIAILGTFLYSQAKA, encoded by the exons ATGATACCTTCCGTGAGGCTCTCTCCTGGTCCTGCAGCCTTCTCAGGCTCCAGCCTACGCTCAAAATTACCGTCAATTCCATCCATCTCCAGTCTCAAACCCTCCAAATATGTGGTCTCCTCGCTGAAACCACTCTACCTAGCACCGCTAGATGGTCCGCGCACTGCCGAGCTTAAGTCTCGGAGACAGCCACTTGAGTTCCGTTGTTCTGCTTCTGCTGCTGATGACAAGGAGTCAAAGACTCAGGTGGTGCCAGTTCAGTCGGAAGGCGCACAGAGGTTGAAGATCTCCATCTATTTCGCCACCTGGTGGGCGCTTAATGTGATATTTAACATTTACAACAAGAAGGTTCTCAATGCATTCCCTTACCCCTGGCTCACCTCCACACTCTCCCTCGCCTGTGGCTCTGCTATGATGCTTTTCTCGTGGGCCACCCGTCTTGTTGAGGCCCCTAAGACCGACCTGGACTTCTGGAAAGTTCTTTTCCCG GTTGCTGTGGCGCATACAATTGGCCATGTTGCTGCTACAGTGAGCATGTCTAAGGTGGCAGTGTCATTCACACACATAATTAAAAGCGCAGAACCTGCATTCAGTGTTTTGGTGTCAAGGTTCTTCCTTGGGGAGACGTTTCCAATTCCAGTATATCTTTCTCTTCTTCCAATCATTGGTGGTTGTGCTCTAGCTGCTGTCACAGAGCTGAACTTTAATATGGTTG GATTTATGGGTGCCATGATATCCAACCTTGCATTTGTTTTCCGCAACATCTTCTCGAAGAGGGGCATGAAGGGGAAGTCCGTCAGTGGCATGAATTACTACGCTTGCCTGTCAATTATGTCCCTGGTCATACTGACTCCATTTGCTATAGCTATGGAAGGCCCTCAAATGTGGGCTGCTGGTTGGCAAAAGGCTCTTGCAGAAGTTGGACCCAATGTTGTCTG GTGGATTGCTGCACAGAGCGTGTTCTACCACTTATATAACCAGGTGTCCTACATGTCTCTCGATCAGATTTCTCCATTGACATTCAGCATTGGCAATACAATGAAGCGTATATCAGTGATTGTTTCATCAATCAttatcttccacactcctgtccgCGCTGTCAATGCACTGGGAGCTGCCATTGCCATCCTTGGCACATTCCTGTACTCTCAG GCAAAGGCGTGA